From one Spiroplasma endosymbiont of Panorpa germanica genomic stretch:
- the truA gene encoding tRNA pseudouridine(38-40) synthase TruA produces the protein MSLAYNGTNYSGWVIQNKQITIQGCLNKAIKSVIKSSDFRTIGASKTDAKVHALDQKVWLQLNFEPNLTGFAAGINKALPADIRVLDIKPVDEKFYVRNTVQKTYKYQINNGEYDVLNENWFLYYDYKKLNLEELRKNAQIFIGKHDFFAFSGLSLEERLQINTIRSIDEIKVEEVSNHSFIIYFVAKGFIRYQIRTIVQTILAICEGKISAQKVISALKGDIDKKIPYRAKPKGLTLVKINY, from the coding sequence TTGAGTTTAGCCTACAATGGTACTAACTATTCAGGTTGAGTAATTCAAAACAAGCAGATAACAATTCAGGGTTGCTTAAATAAAGCTATCAAAAGTGTGATTAAAAGTAGTGATTTTAGAACGATTGGTGCTAGCAAAACTGATGCAAAAGTACACGCTCTAGATCAAAAAGTTTGATTGCAACTTAATTTCGAACCTAACCTTACAGGTTTTGCAGCCGGAATAAATAAAGCCTTACCCGCAGATATTAGGGTTTTAGACATCAAGCCCGTGGATGAAAAATTTTATGTCCGCAATACCGTTCAAAAAACTTACAAATATCAAATTAATAATGGTGAGTATGATGTATTAAATGAAAATTGATTTTTGTACTATGATTACAAAAAGTTAAATTTAGAAGAACTTAGAAAAAATGCTCAAATTTTTATTGGAAAACATGATTTTTTTGCTTTTTCAGGACTATCCCTTGAAGAAAGGTTGCAAATTAATACAATAAGGTCAATTGATGAAATTAAGGTTGAAGAAGTTTCAAACCACAGTTTTATTATTTATTTTGTCGCTAAGGGTTTTATCAGATACCAGATCAGAACAATTGTCCAAACAATTTTGGCTATTTGTGAAGGTAAGATAAGTGCTCAGAAAGTTATTTCGGCACTAAAAGGTGATATAGATAAAAAAATCCCTTATCGCGCTAAACCCAAAGGTCTGACTCTTGTGAAAATAAACTATTAG
- the rplM gene encoding 50S ribosomal protein L13 codes for MRQTTLIKTAEIAKKWYIVDAQDAIVGRLATQVAMVLRGKHKPTFTPHINNGDHVIIINADKVRFTGKKETDKNYYHHTMHPGGLRRRNVATQRELQPIKILEHAIRLMLPKNVQGSNQYRALHVYAGSEHPHQAQQPEVLVIDSNRNGDKK; via the coding sequence ATGAGACAAACAACACTAATCAAGACAGCAGAAATTGCTAAAAAATGATATATTGTGGACGCTCAAGACGCAATTGTAGGTAGATTAGCTACTCAAGTTGCGATGGTATTGAGAGGGAAACACAAACCCACTTTTACCCCACATATTAACAACGGTGATCACGTTATTATAATTAACGCTGATAAAGTTAGATTTACAGGGAAAAAAGAAACTGATAAAAATTACTACCACCATACAATGCACCCTGGAGGATTACGCAGACGTAACGTTGCGACTCAACGTGAACTACAACCAATTAAGATTTTAGAACACGCAATTCGTTTAATGTTACCAAAAAATGTTCAGGGTTCAAACCAATACCGTGCATTACATGTATATGCTGGAAGTGAACATCCACACCAAGCACAACAACCAGAAGTACTTGTAATTGATTCAAATAGAAATGGAGATAAGAAATAA
- the rpsI gene encoding 30S ribosomal protein S9: MAAKKSDAAMYRGTGRRKSSVAQVILTPGNGEIIVNGKKALDFFPYATLVQDMEQPLEATGTKKDFDIKIKVNGGGFTGQAGAARLGIARALLEASVDYKPQLRGLGLLTRDARVKLRKQYGLYGARRAPQYSKR, from the coding sequence ATGGCAGCAAAAAAATCTGATGCAGCAATGTATCGAGGAACCGGAAGAAGAAAATCTTCAGTTGCTCAAGTTATTTTAACTCCAGGTAATGGCGAAATTATTGTAAATGGTAAGAAAGCATTGGACTTTTTCCCTTATGCAACTTTAGTTCAAGATATGGAGCAACCTTTAGAAGCTACAGGAACCAAAAAAGACTTCGACATTAAAATTAAAGTTAATGGTGGAGGATTTACAGGTCAAGCTGGAGCTGCTAGATTAGGTATCGCACGTGCGCTATTAGAAGCCAGTGTTGATTACAAACCTCAATTACGTGGTTTAGGATTACTAACCCGTGATGCGAGAGTTAAATTACGTAAACAATACGGGCTTTATGGTGCTCGCCGTGCCCCACAATACTCAAAACGTTAA
- a CDS encoding MOLPALP family lipoprotein, which translates to MKKILSLLAAASLITSSAATTIACHKKETNSKPAPKKINEKNLEQGLLAAAQPFILADADGYNINYLANTIIGKTKLTDSQYSFDSKDNDLSGIKTVSDFWDKNIYVNGSFADTAKSTNLSIFKNSKENVSEDTQFQLGVASIFIDSVEQNNLAAVFDVFGEQIPSIITPELTEQILKLLSKDNLTNFADTFDLSAFDGLSYKDVIGYSINILANALSSGLEMREGLVVAIPTSDEGTNDKNLETGLKLVSKAIQKLTKGETIDFSNALFLSNIIKFLIITNNYIEQFETYDKYENPTATKLWSAKENNLNIIKKVLDSKFSAKGIEFNPSRFLKTINRYLIPKGNEKDIFQFQKILNILLLNNNGLLKIIRQFLLDTLIKSDFIIDVAIIPLIKGILEQKSIKPTLEVLLPFVSGDLKIAIEEIQKNEEFTKNPLLSIYSGNGMKFISKLIPALESVVGEGSLSDLLNNLKIGEVLSLKEFLESAIGGNSPELPQGILIEDVLNLINSLGKSDAPGNNNKTVLEKALKNPEKLLSILGFDKNTKTFKIDSPLSHLDKILSNKDLLKFLSKLVGIVKDSLERFSNNFNNELINKLKKDKWTLLESKPIYDSNKKLTDFNLIIKYENKEYTLNAKVADGTTSLMGEKFYINYINRK; encoded by the coding sequence ATGAAAAAAATTTTAAGTTTACTAGCAGCAGCGAGTTTAATAACTTCATCTGCTGCAACAACTATAGCATGTCATAAGAAAGAAACTAATTCTAAACCAGCCCCTAAAAAAATAAATGAGAAAAATTTAGAACAGGGTTTACTAGCAGCAGCTCAACCATTCATCTTAGCAGATGCTGACGGGTACAATATTAATTATTTAGCGAATACAATTATTGGTAAAACTAAATTGACAGACAGCCAATATTCATTTGATTCAAAAGATAATGACTTGAGTGGTATAAAAACCGTTAGCGATTTCTGAGATAAAAATATCTACGTAAATGGAAGTTTTGCTGATACAGCGAAGTCAACAAATCTAAGTATTTTTAAAAATAGCAAAGAAAATGTTTCAGAAGATACTCAATTCCAATTAGGAGTAGCGTCTATTTTTATAGACTCCGTTGAACAAAATAATTTAGCAGCAGTTTTTGATGTTTTTGGTGAACAGATACCTTCTATTATAACTCCAGAATTGACTGAGCAAATTTTGAAATTGTTAAGTAAAGATAACCTAACAAATTTTGCTGACACATTTGATTTAAGTGCTTTTGATGGACTTAGTTATAAAGATGTAATTGGTTATTCAATAAACATCCTAGCAAATGCCTTGTCTTCTGGACTGGAAATGCGTGAGGGTTTGGTTGTTGCTATTCCAACTAGTGATGAAGGAACAAATGATAAAAATTTAGAAACTGGATTAAAGCTGGTATCAAAAGCCATTCAGAAGTTGACTAAAGGTGAGACAATTGATTTTTCAAACGCTCTTTTCCTTTCAAATATAATCAAATTTCTAATTATAACTAATAACTATATAGAACAATTTGAAACTTATGATAAATACGAGAACCCGACAGCAACTAAACTTTGATCAGCTAAGGAAAACAATCTAAATATAATAAAAAAAGTGTTGGACTCAAAATTTTCTGCTAAAGGTATAGAGTTTAATCCTAGCAGATTTTTGAAAACAATAAATAGATATCTTATTCCCAAAGGAAACGAAAAAGATATTTTCCAATTTCAAAAAATACTGAATATCTTGCTGCTTAATAATAATGGTTTGTTAAAAATTATTAGACAGTTTTTATTAGATACATTGATTAAGAGTGATTTTATTATCGATGTTGCTATAATACCGCTTATTAAAGGAATTTTAGAACAAAAAAGCATAAAGCCAACTCTAGAAGTTCTTTTGCCATTCGTTAGTGGTGATCTGAAAATAGCAATTGAAGAAATCCAAAAGAACGAGGAGTTTACTAAAAACCCATTGCTTTCAATTTATAGTGGTAATGGAATGAAGTTTATTTCTAAATTAATTCCAGCTCTAGAAAGTGTTGTTGGTGAAGGCAGTTTAAGTGATTTATTAAATAATTTAAAAATAGGTGAAGTACTTTCATTAAAAGAATTTTTAGAATCTGCTATTGGTGGAAATAGTCCTGAGCTGCCTCAGGGGATCCTAATTGAAGATGTCCTTAATTTGATTAATTCTTTAGGTAAAAGTGACGCACCTGGAAATAATAACAAGACAGTGTTAGAAAAAGCTTTAAAGAACCCCGAAAAGCTTTTAAGTATTCTTGGATTTGATAAAAATACCAAAACCTTCAAAATTGATTCACCTCTTTCTCATCTTGACAAAATTTTGAGTAACAAAGATTTATTGAAATTCTTAAGTAAATTAGTAGGAATTGTTAAAGATAGTTTAGAAAGATTTTCAAATAATTTTAATAATGAGCTTATCAATAAGCTAAAAAAAGATAAATGAACGTTATTAGAATCAAAGCCAATTTATGATTCTAATAAAAAACTCACCGACTTTAATTTAATTATAAAATATGAAAATAAGGAATACACATTAAATGCAAAAGTAGCAGACGGAACAACAAGTCTGATGGGTGAAAAATTTTATATTAATTATATAAATAGAAAATAG
- a CDS encoding AAA domain-containing protein yields the protein MSQEITHDNKELFFDFFLFKNKYKDNLEELDEFISSFKIDNINKLSDLEGFFKGTMLKQVFLCLVDNKTNTVGLKNSKNGQKEVFNFLFRFEFSDIYQSRLPLGCCVAFGADIDPKRAVVNVKNIFITKLTSKPQYFESVIKDCRSRVIYSNTEISNEELLERNVLNSETVSKINKLLTNFENEALEWENYLDYLNDSLEIKRRLAIPFLNSEISEFIKIDKKMASSLSEEAIDHFVSSNYKYFDKKYESTFNMKNINYEIVNIVTFEIISDLESKKFNRIKKMDDLFLLPISSNKNIQNFSQLKNNIDSILNFKSLGENAIRVDSKIRLDILVGNREVGSLFNYWKTNGTTILGHFPDQLKEINGLETIENNKILSVSYEITNFDIEDLNKNDLLHSLKNGYLSYLGIGDETIIKRSRGIIKKIRNGWVKNPYLANYLFNTESIEVNNSEQEYNLENVNFYNELNHKQKVAVVKALNSKDIFLLQGPPGTGKTQVISEIVYQLANRNNKVLISSQNHEAINNVIDRLPLEPDLYKMRLSNVSFLENKNVNNFAPERLLLNYYNSVGKIVYDKVFQNGEDLKSAKEELLQIEKMLADFDSVKIKNDELSKISAKIESIKSEISLIQEKFNSENIEYEDLEEDIFQIENLSKNIETKNFDGVVPNNRIIIEVYEKVLKKNMDLLFQKISKEPSENVYKNIGYIWNRFVLNNKSYIDLLDLKNKLSSLSATSEYENVIKLKNEINDLELEIEKDKYISNLNVILNNFNRELNKKIKSFSKKNNSNSDQTKINSLNHELNNLLVSHSKIKKSISEVMGAVQSKVEIFNSLYGKNLNVLRDDYKKIITDKLQELDKKVDIFENNKQKLKPIYEKTLRFLGNHYELYYDSNKNNDSIKFNFQTLNETKKFLPILIKNLTNIYAMTLNSPSQFYFEKNKIAKSVDLEKIDLNNLNIDTVIIDEASKATMLEIIMPLVFGHSLILVGDYRQLPPLIKITQAEVDFINAETNKNYDFEKIYKLLDDSIFKKLITRANPTIKETLQVQYRSSRQIMEVVNNFYDGYLKIEDETDLKKFHNLKVTSSIGNSIISPEISTYWVDSSRRADGELSLEQTEDFSTSFYNDLEIDLTIEMIKKIDKSVGERKSNFSEKPSLGIICMYGLHVNKMKRSYKKISSSINNLKVIISTVDDFQGKECDFVIVNLVRNPAKISSIGQKFIKRYERINVAFSRARKLLIIIGSSRTTNGVSVKIPDMENPLKIKSLNVYDDILSYINFHKGYKTAKDIYE from the coding sequence ATGTCGCAAGAAATTACACATGATAACAAAGAATTATTTTTCGACTTTTTTCTCTTTAAAAATAAGTATAAGGATAACCTTGAAGAACTTGATGAATTTATCTCAAGTTTTAAGATAGATAACATAAATAAATTATCAGACCTGGAAGGTTTCTTTAAGGGTACAATGTTAAAACAAGTATTTCTATGTTTGGTTGATAATAAAACCAACACGGTAGGTTTGAAAAATTCTAAAAATGGTCAGAAGGAAGTATTTAATTTTCTTTTTAGATTTGAATTTTCTGATATTTATCAATCAAGACTTCCTCTAGGATGCTGTGTGGCTTTTGGTGCGGATATTGACCCAAAGAGAGCTGTTGTAAATGTCAAAAATATCTTTATTACTAAACTTACTAGCAAACCTCAATATTTTGAGTCAGTCATCAAGGATTGTCGTTCGCGTGTAATTTATTCAAATACTGAAATTAGTAATGAGGAGCTTTTGGAAAGAAATGTACTAAACTCTGAAACAGTTTCAAAAATCAATAAACTTTTAACTAACTTTGAAAATGAAGCTTTGGAGTGAGAAAATTACTTAGATTATTTGAACGATTCTCTTGAAATTAAACGTCGTTTAGCAATCCCCTTTTTAAATAGTGAAATTAGTGAGTTTATAAAAATAGATAAAAAAATGGCAAGCTCTTTGAGCGAAGAGGCAATTGATCACTTCGTATCTTCTAATTACAAATATTTTGATAAAAAATATGAATCTACTTTTAATATGAAAAATATTAACTATGAAATTGTCAATATAGTAACATTTGAAATAATAAGTGACCTAGAATCCAAAAAGTTTAACCGAATAAAGAAAATGGATGACCTCTTTTTATTACCGATATCTTCTAATAAAAATATTCAAAACTTTTCTCAATTAAAAAATAACATTGATTCAATTTTGAATTTTAAAAGTTTAGGGGAGAATGCAATAAGAGTGGATTCAAAAATTCGATTAGATATTTTAGTTGGTAATCGTGAAGTTGGTAGCTTATTTAATTATTGAAAAACTAACGGCACAACTATTTTAGGTCATTTTCCTGACCAATTAAAGGAAATTAATGGTTTAGAAACAATAGAAAATAACAAAATTTTGTCAGTTAGCTATGAAATAACGAATTTTGATATTGAAGATTTAAATAAAAATGACTTACTTCATAGTTTAAAAAATGGATACCTATCATATCTGGGTATTGGTGACGAAACAATTATCAAGAGAAGTAGAGGCATCATAAAAAAAATTAGAAATGGATGAGTTAAAAACCCTTATCTAGCTAATTATTTATTCAATACCGAATCAATTGAGGTAAATAACTCTGAGCAAGAATATAATTTAGAAAATGTTAACTTTTATAATGAACTAAATCATAAACAAAAAGTTGCAGTTGTTAAAGCTCTAAACTCAAAGGATATTTTTTTATTACAAGGACCTCCGGGGACTGGAAAAACTCAGGTTATTTCTGAAATTGTTTATCAATTAGCTAACAGAAATAATAAGGTATTGATTTCTTCTCAAAATCATGAGGCTATTAATAATGTTATCGATCGTCTGCCTTTAGAACCCGATCTTTATAAAATGAGATTAAGCAACGTTTCTTTTTTAGAAAATAAAAATGTTAACAATTTTGCCCCCGAAAGATTATTGTTGAACTATTATAATTCAGTTGGAAAGATTGTCTATGATAAAGTTTTTCAAAACGGAGAAGATCTAAAATCAGCAAAAGAAGAGTTGTTGCAAATTGAAAAAATGCTGGCTGATTTCGATTCAGTAAAAATAAAGAATGATGAGCTTTCAAAAATTTCAGCCAAGATAGAATCTATAAAGAGTGAAATATCTTTAATCCAGGAAAAATTCAATTCTGAAAATATTGAATACGAAGATTTAGAAGAGGATATTTTTCAAATAGAAAATCTTTCAAAAAATATAGAAACAAAAAACTTTGATGGAGTAGTTCCAAATAATAGAATTATTATTGAGGTTTATGAAAAAGTTTTAAAGAAAAATATGGATCTGTTATTTCAAAAAATATCAAAAGAACCTTCAGAGAATGTTTATAAAAATATTGGTTATATCTGAAATCGTTTTGTTTTAAACAACAAATCATATATCGACTTACTGGATTTAAAAAATAAATTGTCTAGTTTAAGTGCTACAAGTGAATATGAAAATGTAATCAAATTAAAAAACGAAATTAACGATTTAGAATTGGAAATTGAAAAAGATAAATATATCAGCAATTTAAATGTTATTTTAAATAATTTTAATCGTGAACTTAATAAAAAAATTAAAAGTTTTTCTAAAAAAAATAATTCTAATTCAGATCAAACAAAAATTAACTCTTTAAATCATGAATTAAATAATTTATTAGTCAGTCACTCTAAAATTAAAAAAAGTATTTCTGAGGTAATGGGAGCAGTTCAATCAAAAGTTGAGATTTTTAATAGTCTTTACGGTAAAAATTTAAATGTCCTAAGAGATGATTATAAAAAAATAATAACTGATAAACTGCAAGAACTTGATAAAAAAGTAGATATTTTTGAAAATAATAAACAAAAATTGAAACCTATTTACGAAAAAACATTGAGATTCCTTGGGAATCATTATGAATTGTACTATGATTCGAATAAAAATAATGATTCAATAAAATTTAATTTCCAGACGCTAAATGAAACGAAAAAATTTCTACCAATATTAATAAAAAATTTAACAAATATTTATGCTATGACTCTGAATTCACCAAGTCAATTTTACTTTGAAAAAAATAAAATTGCTAAAAGTGTTGATTTAGAAAAAATTGACTTAAATAATTTGAATATTGATACAGTAATTATCGATGAAGCAAGTAAGGCTACAATGTTAGAAATAATAATGCCCTTGGTTTTTGGTCATAGTTTAATTTTGGTTGGTGATTATCGTCAGTTACCCCCTTTAATAAAAATAACCCAAGCAGAAGTTGATTTTATAAATGCAGAAACTAACAAGAATTATGACTTTGAAAAAATTTATAAATTACTTGATGATTCTATTTTTAAAAAATTAATCACAAGAGCCAACCCAACAATTAAAGAGACTTTGCAAGTTCAATATAGAAGTAGCCGACAAATTATGGAAGTTGTTAACAATTTTTACGATGGTTATTTAAAAATTGAAGATGAAACCGATTTGAAAAAATTCCATAACCTAAAAGTAACCTCATCAATTGGTAATAGTATTATTTCCCCAGAAATTTCAACTTACTGAGTTGATTCAAGCCGCAGGGCTGATGGAGAATTATCTTTAGAACAAACCGAAGATTTTTCTACAAGTTTTTATAATGATTTAGAAATTGATTTAACAATTGAAATGATAAAAAAAATCGATAAGAGTGTGGGGGAGAGAAAGTCAAATTTTTCTGAAAAACCTTCGCTTGGAATAATCTGCATGTACGGACTCCATGTTAATAAAATGAAAAGATCTTATAAAAAAATTAGTTCTTCAATTAATAATTTGAAGGTAATAATAAGCACTGTAGATGATTTTCAAGGTAAGGAATGTGATTTTGTTATTGTTAATTTAGTCAGAAATCCTGCTAAAATTTCAAGTATAGGACAAAAATTTATTAAGCGATACGAGAGAATCAATGTAGCTTTTTCTAGAGCAAGAAAGTTATTAATTATAATTGGTTCATCAAGAACAACGAATGGTGTATCAGTAAAGATACCTGATATGGAAAATCCATTAAAAATTAAGTCATTAAATGTGTATGATGATATATTGTCTTACATTAACTTCCACAAAGGTTATAAAACGGCTAAAGATATTTATGAATAG
- a CDS encoding AAA family ATPase: MSTRNQFIQLQNILGIKKVIIVEGNVDDIYLDNNEYVNIHKKIKSILDAKKVNSQIFWDKIDGLKGHGIQDLILMPETQKVEGESYDEIDELFSSNPENDQKDPNFKKPENFFALVRRNLNRNDDKKVVFILDYSDFIFNDTQLLEEDRNNLISLSKTLKENQFKISKVSKTDSSIILITKQLSQLPPRIYLNNPEVTTLTLPKPNREERKTFIASLKNQIQVTDADDKNFVENLTDTFEGWTLKEISQFTKFTNNNEMSTFEKSLNNYKYGDKDSPWEDLNYEKLSNLKRELKSRVIGQDSAIDKVATVIYKAYTGLSGVAYSSKKTKPKGTLFFVGPTGVGKTELAKAIAKFVFNDEANLIRFDMSEYSQSNSDQKLIGAPPGYIGFEGGGQLTNAVKQKPFSVILFDEIEKADSSIFDKFLQILEDGRLTDNTGQTVSFTDSIIIFTSNIGSAHVSASSKPEVTSEKFLKFVEDFFTQELGRPELLGRFGNNIIPFNFITDYDTKAKIIKQKLKPIQLAVYEKFHIQVHVEITEKLIEIILKEANEQRGGRDILNALEKQFVDPLSLFIFENQVSLKPGTKIEAVVDREEIKFLVKIG; this comes from the coding sequence ATGAGTACAAGAAATCAATTTATACAATTACAAAATATATTAGGGATTAAAAAAGTTATTATTGTTGAAGGTAATGTGGATGACATTTATTTGGATAATAACGAATATGTTAACATTCACAAAAAAATCAAATCAATATTGGATGCAAAAAAAGTTAATAGTCAAATATTTTGAGACAAAATTGATGGCTTAAAGGGACATGGGATTCAGGATTTAATTCTAATGCCAGAAACCCAAAAAGTTGAAGGTGAGTCATACGATGAAATTGATGAACTATTTTCAAGTAACCCTGAAAATGACCAAAAAGACCCTAATTTTAAAAAACCAGAAAACTTCTTTGCTCTAGTAAGAAGAAATCTAAATCGCAATGATGACAAAAAAGTTGTTTTCATTTTAGATTATTCTGATTTCATATTTAATGATACACAACTTTTAGAAGAAGATAGAAATAATTTGATAAGTTTAAGCAAAACTTTGAAAGAAAATCAATTTAAAATATCTAAAGTATCTAAAACTGATTCATCAATAATTTTGATAACAAAACAACTTTCTCAGTTGCCTCCAAGAATATACCTTAATAATCCTGAGGTTACAACACTGACATTACCAAAACCAAATCGTGAAGAGCGCAAGACTTTCATTGCCTCGCTAAAAAATCAAATTCAAGTTACAGATGCAGATGACAAAAATTTTGTAGAAAATTTGACCGATACTTTTGAGGGATGAACCTTAAAAGAAATTTCACAGTTCACAAAATTCACTAATAACAATGAAATGTCTACTTTTGAAAAATCATTAAATAACTACAAATATGGGGATAAAGACTCTCCTTGGGAAGACTTGAATTATGAAAAGTTATCAAACTTAAAAAGAGAATTAAAATCGAGAGTTATTGGTCAAGATTCAGCGATTGATAAAGTGGCAACAGTTATTTACAAGGCGTATACCGGGCTATCTGGGGTGGCTTATTCTTCAAAAAAAACCAAACCAAAGGGAACTTTGTTCTTTGTTGGTCCCACAGGAGTTGGGAAAACTGAGTTAGCCAAAGCAATTGCTAAATTTGTGTTTAATGATGAGGCTAATCTAATTAGATTTGATATGTCTGAATATTCTCAATCTAATAGTGATCAAAAATTGATTGGAGCCCCACCAGGTTATATAGGATTTGAAGGTGGAGGACAACTAACCAATGCTGTAAAGCAAAAACCTTTTTCAGTTATTTTATTTGATGAAATTGAAAAAGCTGATTCAAGCATTTTTGATAAGTTCTTACAAATTTTAGAAGATGGTCGTTTAACAGACAATACCGGACAAACCGTAAGTTTTACTGATTCAATCATCATATTTACCTCAAATATTGGGTCAGCTCATGTTAGCGCCTCTTCAAAGCCTGAAGTTACTTCAGAAAAATTCTTAAAATTTGTGGAGGACTTCTTTACTCAAGAACTTGGTCGTCCTGAACTTTTAGGTAGATTTGGAAATAACATAATTCCGTTCAATTTTATAACTGATTATGATACCAAAGCTAAAATTATTAAGCAAAAACTAAAACCAATTCAATTGGCTGTATATGAAAAATTTCATATTCAAGTTCATGTCGAAATAACTGAAAAATTGATTGAAATAATTTTAAAAGAAGCCAATGAACAACGTGGAGGTCGAGACATCCTGAATGCTCTTGAAAAACAGTTTGTCGATCCGCTTTCTCTGTTTATTTTTGAAAATCAAGTTAGTCTTAAACCGGGAACAAAAATTGAAGCAGTTGTCGATCGCGAAGAAATAAAATTTTTGGTGAAAATTGGCTAA
- a CDS encoding 4Fe-4S single cluster domain-containing protein codes for MANLNINNFVSQTVIEGPGKRFAVWFQGCSIGCRNCSNQEMLSFEKKMFLPVSLLVEKIKESKEKFNIQGLTILGGEPFLQPDGLLELVEQTKQLGLNIIIFSGFLYENLEKQFFEILANVDILIDGPFISSKLDKKRRLIGSTNQRVIKISDHFENDDYFEKSVWEVDIHINNSIATINGDGSILDNDEGLNIFNIEKKN; via the coding sequence TTGGCTAATTTAAATATTAACAATTTTGTCTCTCAAACCGTGATTGAAGGGCCGGGCAAAAGGTTTGCGGTCTGATTTCAGGGATGTTCAATTGGATGTAGAAATTGTAGTAACCAAGAAATGCTAAGCTTTGAAAAGAAAATGTTTCTTCCAGTATCTCTTTTGGTTGAAAAAATCAAGGAATCTAAAGAAAAATTTAACATTCAGGGTTTAACTATTCTGGGGGGGGAACCTTTTTTGCAACCAGATGGGCTTTTAGAATTGGTTGAACAAACAAAACAACTAGGATTAAATATTATCATATTTTCAGGATTTTTATATGAAAATTTAGAAAAACAATTTTTTGAAATTTTGGCCAATGTGGATATTCTTATTGATGGACCATTTATTTCTTCAAAACTGGATAAAAAAAGACGTTTAATCGGAAGCACCAACCAAAGAGTTATTAAAATAAGTGATCATTTTGAAAATGATGATTATTTTGAAAAATCAGTTTGAGAAGTTGATATTCACATTAATAATTCTATCGCCACAATCAATGGGGATGGTTCTATTTTGGATAACGATGAAGGTCTAAATATATTTAATATTGAGAAAAAAAATTAG